A stretch of Microscilla marina ATCC 23134 DNA encodes these proteins:
- the rnr gene encoding ribonuclease R, giving the protein MKTKKKNPKKKPTKKLLSKRRFKRSKKNTLTIEHFQSKIYTILNQKPERMLAIEDLIDMLNVTTEKNKVKVIDALEKLADSDQILVDQEGNVQVLLNIVEGIVDFVNPRFAFIVSDETEEDTWVDADNLQFALHGDRVKARLYPNSKGKRTEGEVMEVLERKTNEFVGKIEIKEKYAFVIADNRRMHMDIFVPLKNTNGANNGDKVIVEVLEWHNEKNSPVAKVKEVLGAPGVNETEMHAIMAEFGLARHFPAEVLKDAEKIRGRITKVEIKKRRDIRETLTFTIDPENAKDFDDALSIKKLDNGNWEIGIHIADVTHYVKPDSKVDKEGAERATSVYLVDRVVPMLPERLSNELCSLRPHEDKLTFSAMFELDENAHVIKEWFGRTVIHSDRRFSYEEAQEVMDSGNGDHVDELRTLNALAKKLTAQRFEKGAMSFETVEVKFKLDENGTPIGLYTKERKDAHKLIEEFMLLANRKVAEFVFKLPVKGTKAESNTMVYRTHDDPNVEKLKNFSGFAKKLGHEVKLNGKAMTRSLNKLMTDIEDTPQQNVLQGLAIRTMAKAIYTTEATGHFGLAFDHYTHFTSPIRRYPDMMVHRLLQHYLDHGKSVDKKVYEKLCKHSTDMEKRAAEAERASIKYKQVEYMQLLNDSDKAYDGVVTGVTDWGIYVEIEETKCEGMIRMSDLVDDFYQLDEENYRVVGKRTKNVIMFGDTIKVRIKATDLEKRTMDLLKVYDDES; this is encoded by the coding sequence ATGAAAACGAAAAAAAAGAACCCCAAGAAAAAACCAACAAAAAAACTACTAAGCAAACGAAGATTTAAAAGAAGTAAAAAGAATACCCTCACCATTGAACATTTCCAATCTAAGATTTATACAATACTCAATCAAAAGCCAGAGCGCATGCTGGCCATTGAGGACTTGATTGATATGCTGAATGTTACCACCGAAAAAAACAAAGTAAAGGTCATTGATGCGCTCGAAAAGCTTGCTGACAGCGACCAGATTTTGGTAGACCAGGAAGGCAATGTTCAAGTCTTGCTAAATATAGTAGAAGGCATTGTTGACTTTGTAAACCCACGGTTTGCGTTTATAGTAAGCGACGAAACCGAAGAAGATACCTGGGTAGACGCAGACAACCTACAGTTTGCTTTACACGGCGATCGAGTAAAAGCTCGCCTGTACCCCAATAGCAAGGGCAAACGCACCGAGGGTGAAGTAATGGAAGTGCTGGAGCGCAAAACCAATGAATTTGTAGGTAAGATCGAGATCAAAGAAAAATATGCTTTTGTGATTGCCGACAACCGTCGCATGCACATGGATATTTTTGTACCACTCAAAAATACCAACGGCGCCAATAACGGTGACAAGGTGATAGTAGAAGTGCTGGAATGGCACAACGAAAAAAACAGTCCAGTGGCTAAGGTAAAAGAGGTGTTGGGTGCCCCTGGAGTAAACGAAACCGAAATGCATGCCATTATGGCTGAGTTTGGTCTGGCGCGACACTTTCCGGCGGAGGTGCTCAAAGATGCTGAGAAAATCAGAGGACGAATTACCAAAGTAGAAATAAAGAAACGACGTGACATAAGAGAAACGTTGACCTTTACTATTGACCCTGAAAACGCCAAAGATTTTGATGACGCCCTGTCTATAAAAAAACTGGATAATGGCAATTGGGAAATAGGAATTCATATTGCAGATGTAACCCATTATGTAAAACCTGACTCAAAGGTAGATAAAGAAGGGGCGGAGCGAGCTACTTCGGTATATTTGGTAGACCGTGTGGTACCTATGTTGCCAGAGCGTTTGTCTAACGAATTATGTTCTTTGCGCCCTCACGAAGACAAACTCACTTTTTCGGCAATGTTTGAGCTGGACGAAAATGCCCACGTAATCAAAGAATGGTTTGGTCGTACTGTAATCCACTCCGATCGTCGCTTTAGCTATGAAGAAGCTCAGGAAGTAATGGATTCGGGCAATGGCGATCATGTAGACGAGTTGCGTACATTGAATGCATTGGCTAAGAAATTGACCGCACAACGTTTTGAAAAAGGAGCCATGAGTTTTGAAACCGTAGAGGTGAAATTTAAACTTGATGAAAACGGTACTCCCATAGGTTTGTATACTAAAGAACGCAAAGATGCCCATAAATTGATTGAAGAGTTTATGTTGCTTGCCAACCGTAAGGTGGCTGAGTTTGTGTTTAAACTACCAGTAAAGGGTACCAAAGCCGAAAGCAATACAATGGTGTATCGTACCCACGATGATCCAAATGTAGAAAAATTGAAAAACTTCTCTGGATTTGCCAAAAAGTTGGGGCACGAAGTAAAGTTGAATGGCAAGGCAATGACTCGTTCGTTGAACAAGCTAATGACAGACATAGAAGACACACCACAGCAAAATGTGTTGCAAGGGTTGGCTATTCGTACAATGGCCAAGGCTATTTATACTACCGAAGCTACTGGACACTTTGGGCTGGCTTTTGACCACTATACCCACTTTACCTCACCTATTCGTCGTTATCCTGATATGATGGTGCACCGTTTGTTGCAACATTATTTAGACCATGGCAAATCGGTAGATAAAAAGGTGTATGAGAAACTATGTAAACACTCTACCGATATGGAGAAGCGTGCTGCCGAAGCTGAACGTGCTTCTATCAAATACAAGCAGGTAGAATACATGCAATTACTCAATGACTCTGACAAAGCGTATGATGGTGTAGTAACCGGAGTAACCGATTGGGGCATTTATGTAGAAATAGAAGAAACCAAATGCGAAGGCATGATAAGAATGAGCGACTTGGTAGACGATTTTTATCAACTAGATGAAGAGAATTACCGAGTGGTAGGCAAACGTACCAAAAACGTGATTATGTTTGGTGACACGATCAAAGTAAGGATTAAAGCTACCGACCTCGAAAAACGCACCATGGACTTACTGAAAGTATATGACGATGAAAGCTAA
- a CDS encoding tetratricopeptide repeat protein translates to MYYLLHKLPGLVLWLLLLSTYTFAQNHTKTDSLKRKLHDVSDNKEKLLVYNTLAREYSNQLDSTQTLLYANLALNLAKQTNNPQAALKAHSQIGWLLLFTGYYAKAKARAHHMLTIVQKHPHFKNHSNVYNLLGAIEEHQGNYNPALEAYKQALQIAQQIKDTKGIGVYCGNIGNVYESLGNIQQALHYHQKALNFAQASGNQKGMSANYNNLALTFQTLGDYPQALAYYQKSLRIKEKLKHLPGIAKTLHNIGILYENQLNYTEAIAYFHRSLKVDQQLNDRRGVAQSYSAIGGIYDKQQQYDTALVYYQKSLKLSTQIGDKSTIAHSKLLLGNLMITQKKYTQAFNYLRQALELYQKLGEQPLIAEVFLHLAKALHHQQKYSQALAQANKGVTLARQTKQPQLLKAGAEIRAKIHKTMGNYQGAYQDYHLFKQMTDSLLNIGNAQKIAHLKTKYAYEKKQDSLHWAHAQEKSLFVELTNHRRTVQNSTYALLVLLLLLLLVVIRFYRSKQKNNQQLNALNQALNTAHEHLKKQTRARLQEAQARANAETKNLQNEINYRNQQVTTHTLHMLQKNQTLKQLRTLINEMRQQKNFSKAKKMCQKLVNLIDQGLNMDKDWESFHQVFDQLHPDFYQKLKYQYPSLTKNDLQVCALLRLNLNTKDISDLMGIAPDSVKMQRYRLRKKLEIASDQDLNEFMIMFDPTITVTHAA, encoded by the coding sequence ATGTATTACTTACTTCATAAACTGCCTGGGCTGGTTTTATGGCTACTCCTGCTGTCGACCTATACTTTTGCCCAAAACCACACAAAAACAGACTCGTTAAAGCGTAAGCTTCACGATGTATCTGACAATAAAGAAAAGCTACTGGTGTATAATACACTTGCCAGAGAATACAGCAATCAGCTCGATTCTACCCAAACTTTACTGTACGCCAACCTTGCGTTAAACTTGGCAAAACAAACCAATAACCCACAAGCAGCACTCAAAGCACATAGCCAAATAGGTTGGTTATTACTTTTCACAGGATATTATGCTAAAGCCAAGGCTCGCGCTCACCACATGTTAACGATTGTTCAAAAACACCCTCACTTCAAAAACCACAGCAATGTTTATAACCTGTTAGGAGCAATTGAAGAACATCAGGGCAATTACAACCCAGCTTTAGAAGCTTACAAGCAAGCCTTGCAAATAGCTCAGCAGATAAAAGATACCAAAGGAATAGGGGTATACTGTGGCAACATTGGCAATGTATACGAAAGCCTGGGTAATATTCAACAAGCTTTGCACTACCACCAAAAAGCCCTGAATTTTGCTCAGGCAAGCGGCAATCAAAAAGGGATGTCAGCTAACTATAATAACCTGGCGCTGACTTTCCAAACGCTGGGTGACTACCCCCAAGCTTTAGCTTATTACCAAAAATCATTGCGTATCAAAGAGAAGCTTAAACACTTACCAGGTATTGCAAAAACGCTCCATAACATAGGCATTTTATATGAAAACCAACTCAACTATACCGAGGCTATTGCTTACTTTCACAGGTCGCTCAAAGTAGACCAACAACTCAACGATCGGCGTGGGGTAGCCCAGAGTTATAGCGCCATTGGAGGTATTTATGACAAACAGCAACAGTATGATACAGCGTTGGTTTATTACCAAAAATCGTTGAAACTGAGCACTCAAATTGGAGATAAAAGCACTATAGCCCACAGTAAACTCTTGTTGGGTAACCTGATGATCACCCAGAAAAAGTATACGCAAGCATTTAATTACCTCAGGCAAGCCCTGGAGTTGTACCAAAAACTAGGGGAGCAACCATTGATAGCAGAAGTTTTTTTGCATTTAGCCAAAGCGTTGCATCACCAGCAAAAATACTCCCAAGCATTGGCACAAGCCAACAAAGGGGTAACCCTTGCCCGGCAAACCAAACAACCTCAGTTGCTAAAGGCAGGAGCCGAAATACGCGCAAAAATTCACAAAACGATGGGTAACTATCAAGGTGCATACCAAGACTATCACTTGTTTAAGCAAATGACGGATAGTTTATTGAATATTGGCAATGCACAAAAAATAGCCCACCTGAAAACAAAGTATGCCTACGAAAAAAAGCAAGACTCGCTACATTGGGCACATGCTCAAGAGAAAAGTTTGTTTGTAGAGCTTACAAATCACCGTAGAACAGTGCAAAACAGTACGTATGCCCTATTGGTTTTATTGTTGTTATTATTATTGGTGGTGATTAGGTTTTACAGAAGCAAACAGAAGAATAATCAGCAACTCAATGCGCTCAATCAAGCACTGAATACCGCCCATGAACATCTAAAAAAACAAACCAGGGCACGTTTGCAAGAAGCACAAGCAAGGGCAAATGCCGAAACAAAAAATTTACAAAACGAGATTAATTATAGAAACCAACAAGTAACCACACATACACTGCACATGCTGCAAAAAAACCAGACATTAAAGCAGCTCAGAACCTTGATTAATGAAATGCGGCAGCAAAAGAACTTCAGCAAAGCAAAAAAGATGTGCCAGAAGCTGGTAAATTTGATAGATCAAGGCCTCAATATGGACAAAGATTGGGAAAGTTTTCATCAAGTGTTTGACCAACTGCACCCTGACTTTTACCAAAAACTAAAGTATCAATATCCATCGCTTACCAAGAACGATTTACAAGTATGTGCTTTGCTACGACTCAATCTTAATACTAAAGACATTTCAGATTTGATGGGAATTGCACCTGATAGTGTAAAAATGCAAAGATACCGTTTACGCAAAAAGCTGGAAATTGCCTCTGATCAGGATTTAAATGAGTTTATGATTATGTTTGACCCTACGATCACTGTTACACACGCTGCCTGA